CTGACAAATTTAGAATAACTATGGCCACAATTAaacttttgaattaattttcttttaccgTGGAAgattaagttttttaaattatagtcaTTTATAGTGTCAGGAAAAACTAATTTCTTTGCTAGAGATATTTCGTtcttacatattattttttacacaatATGACATCACGTatgcattatttattttctctctctcttttttttttaatcttatatccAATCACACAaccagaaagaaaatttatctCAATCAAACACATTTAATCGCGTTTTTTATGAttgaatgaataaaaataatctatCTGAGTGTCGCACCCTTGAATTTTTGCCAAGTCGTGCACACATTTGGTCACTTCGAGGTGTATTACTCAACAGACAGACGTTATAGACACAACTGAGAGCAGCAAACTTTTAGAtatgcaatataatttacagACAACAATTCCGTTAAATCATGAGTACACAGACAACGTCGCCAAGATGCCAAACTCGACCAATATTCTTTAAGTACATATGATATAgttcaatttcatcaagtccTTACATTTATTGATGATCATATGTATATGCTGTAATATTGTACATCAGATGAGTAACACAAGAACTTCACCAGCCTCCCACACCATCCCGACTTGGATCTTCAAACTGTCACAAGGGCTCAACGAGCACGTCGTATATCACgtcttttatattaattttggaattgCTATACTCATCGGCATAGTCATAGAAAAGATGTACGATGCGAGCAAGATTGACAACACGCGTCAGGACTGGCACAGAGACTGGTGTCGGTTGAAGACATTCCTGATTCATATCCTTCCACGCTTTCTTGGTCAGTTTCCTAATTTCGACAACAGCTTCTTCCTTTGAAACACCGTATTGGTTCATGTAACAATGCACTGCTGCGCGTTTTTGTTCAAACTGTGCGGAAATTAGAACCAAAATCTTGTAAGAAACtgacatgatatatatatgtccaaaaatataagTGCAAATTGAGTATAGTGGaatttgtgttaatttaatttcttaccCCATATCCAACCACGTCGTTGGTTAATCTACAAACAGCTGAGGATGCTATTACAAGCAGTGGCTCGCTTGTTACCCAGTCAAAGTCTTTTTTGGTTACTAGGTTTCCCATACCAACCAAGGAAGTTGTTGACAACATCATATAAGTAGCAGTTACGATGGCCACCTTCATGTATTCCTCCATCGTCGGTGTATCCTTACTGTAAGACCATTTTGTCTCTTCTAAATATGCTCGCACCAACTTTTTCATctgtagaaaagaaattgaaaatggaCCAATCATCGATAGAggtaataaatttgatgtacACTACTAAAACCCGTTTcggtataaattaaaatgatctACTCGCTCTGCAAGAATAAAtatggaaaattataattttcatccaaGATGTAacaattttggttctatacgaattttcataatttaattctataattttgatttcattttgcTGGAAAACCCCAATTCTAAGGGTCGTGTGCTTAACACGAtacaatttgattaaaattattaatttttttttttgtaaaaattaattcgtacaaaattacaattaccaTCTTGTACAatggaaattgcaattttcaaaaataaatatatacctcTTCTTTCGCATATTGAACACGGTACAATTCGCCTATTTCTTTgacttcattttccatttcaatATACACATCTGAAAGGGCTTCATAACATATTTTCAAGTACGCTGGCACCTGCTCTAAAGCATTAGCATCCCATCTGCAGGCAGtaaaatcaaaccaaaatgtatttaaaaattatacatatcttacttgcaaaaatatattttatactaagtAATATAGTGTTCTTGAAAAAGACTTGAATAATGCAACCTTTGAACGAGATCTGTAAAAACTTGAAGATCATCTAATGTTCCATAGACATCATAAATGTCGTCAAGAATGGAAGTCATGTTGAGAATTTTGGTTAGCATTATTCTTGCTTTATGGTAACGGGGCTCAAAATAAACTTCCACTATCCAAAAGTAGCACTCCGCCACTCTATCCCTTGCAAAAGACAATTTATTTGCGAAGTCTAAAGCCCTCCACCACCTACAACATACATCAACACTTTAATCAATCCTGTACAagatttcaattaattaaacatttattagacaaattatatttttagtctcatacAATAGAGGTTCAACTTTATTAGTCGTCTATTTAgcagaaattttaaaatagtttcaaaattgaaaaagctCAATATGTTTAGTCTCATAAATACCGtaaagcaaaaaattaaatgtatcgaatttttacaattttatgaCTACTTTGAAAATCTCCTAAAACAGAGCACTAAATGTGTTGagctttttcaatttaaaatcattttaaaaatcccaataaaaagaattaaaaatataattttttctattaaaatagcgcacttatatatatatatatatatatatatatatatatagtatcgGTAAAGTTGTATGTTAGAAcaagtacaatatatatatatatatatatatatatatatatagtatcgGTAAAGTTGTATGTTAGAACAAGTACAATACCTTGTAATCTCACTTAGCTCTTTTTGATGAAGTTTTTGGACAATGTTGTAGTCCAATTTCGCAAAATTCAGCAGTATCTCATTACATGATTTGTCGTGCTGGTACATAGGAATGAATTTCTTGGGTCCCAACCTACTCAAACTCTTGCGAATTGAGGTCTCCAGGGCAGCTTTAACTCGTGTGGAGAGAGAACAGTTCATGTTTGGAAGTAAATACTTAAGTTTAGAGGAGGAAAACTCCATTGCTTTGTCAAGTATTTCCTCCCCATGTACTCCAAAATGTGCTGCTTCGTATAACTCTAACAGTCCTTCAACATTTTCGACCAATGACTCCTCAAAATTTCCTTCACCGTCTAGAAATTTGTCAAACACGTCTGGTCGGACAAAATCAATCGATCAAAACAAACACCAAGTCAGAACAAACGATCCATGCCAGACAATAGTTCAATTTCAAAACATCCAAATGTCCTTACCACATGAGAGGGGATAACCTTGTTGTCTGAGTAAACGGAAACGAAGAGCAGTAGTACGAAGATCATTGTCTTTACTAGTGTACTCTAAGTAAGTGTCATGTATGTACCGTAACgatttgtcaatttcttcttcaaaatgATAACCAGAGCCAAGGCGTTGAACTACGTCAATAAGTTCTAATTTCTGAAGCGAATCATCAGGCGTCTGAGCCAGCATTGTCCTCACCatgtttttttgtctttgcAGTTCTTCCTCTTCTGCAGAAGAGATTTCCTACACACATACATGAAAGAACATACCACATAACATGTTTTGTTCCCATGTAACGAAATTAAAGTTTTCatacaatattaatgaatGAAGTGAAGCTAATTATGTACAAAAACGCAATTTTGTACCGTAGAAGCATATGTCAAGAAATATTTTCCCCAGACGCTTGGATGATACTTGATTGCTCGACGGATCTCATCTATATCAACTTCCTTAGTGAAAATTGGAACATTTAATGACTCAAATTCCATTCTaattgtcttttattttttttctttggtagCAAGAACTTGTCCTCCTCTAGCGGAAATGGTGTATATATAGGGAACAGTGAGAGAAGGAGAGGATAAAATTGACAATTGGAAATTGATGGTTAAATGCACTTTGTCTCTCTGAATTGTAATTTATGCTGCATTCAAATCCCTAAATTACTAAATAGgtttacttgtattttttgttttggaatttaggtaatttaacattttcgtccgctaattttttagaatatcattttgttttacatctttttaattttttaaattttactcattttttttcattagagTTGACCTTTTTTCTCTGCAAAAGTGCATGTTCATCTAACGTGACCTTTTAAAATAGAggttattatttatattggctcattttttttaatatttttattctttaacttttcaaaGTTGTAACTTTTTCCAacacttttatattattatttatttatttatttatttttttaaattatttcagtaCTCGTCATGCACGTCTCTTACCCGTGCGATACATATATAGTagtaaaaacaataaattaccTATGTTACAGAACGCAAAATGCATTTAACTCCTAACAAAtatcctaatatatatatactaatatatatgtaatcatATTTGGACActtctaaaagaaataaataaatatacttttgatcaatttttcaaaactagttatctaaaaacaaaaatattattcatctTTATTAGAAAAACTCAATTCTTTAAAGTTAAATAGTTaacaacttaattttaaaatttgaaaaaattatacattgaaTACTTTtgtgtatgtatttaattttaatccatatTTTACTTAGTCGACTTTAGTCTTTTAAGGGTATGTTCTATGCAAacaatattgtatttaattattgttgctgtcttatttttttggggtaaATAACTAagaattttcttgtaatttttcataattattaatattttctcattatttaataaattaagaataccctttaaaattaacattcatctaacaaatactcaCTTATAACAGATTATTGCAGAAGGATACTTAgatgatcattaattttaaaaaaatatttataatttttttatatttataattataataattttaaataagtctattataatttatttatttatttatttaaaattgatttacttAACGGGGTTGAGGATGGGATGTTTCTTGTTTGGACATATAATACCCATCACGAGTCAGTCTTATCCTGAtaagattatatttattgattgatCTCTTGTTGGCTTTTTGTATATAGGTAGATTTTCTTcctaaattacataattcttgattgaagaaaagtattattgtgccgaatgataattaaaaatggtataatgcaatttacgccttataatattacaaataagtaaattatctttttataaaaaattaatagcaatttatccacttatatttttttaaaatgaagcgaTTTATAAGGAGGTAagttgcttaattttaaaaaatacaagtggGTAAATTcctgaaatttaaaaaatacagagggataaatgctaaattttttttctatggggataatttgtatatttgcgatatcataagggggctaaattgcatttttcccaaactaaaaaatgagaaatttacTTTAGTgcactttaatattttttaagaaaattttctgtaatagtttatgacaaaacaaaaaaaaaaaaaacaaaattagggCGTTCtcatttattatcaaattagtaAACTCGATTATTGCTTTTCAACAAcagtaacaaaataaataaatatgtatattgttGCTTGTGATGAGCAAGGGGAATTGTTTAAATGGTGATTAGCTATCGTacaagtataattatattgacgaaataaaaattgaacataAAAAAGTCAACTAGAGAGTTTATGACATATCAAAGAATCGACACAAAACTATTCTAATCGACTTATTTTTTACCAAGAAGCAcgaaacaaataacaaaacaagAATCCTACTTACTTCGTAATTTCCTTACCAAACATATCAAAGTGGATGTTGGACAATATTTTgcttcaattattaaaaacatcTTTGATCGATCCTATATTGACTACACAACTgaataaaatatctttattatttatatattcttaattagtttGCGTGAATCATGTGATCGCCCACAATATCTTcctgtcttttttttttgcaatagCTTCTAcggatatattatatttattaacttttaataGTAACatatatgttgtttttttatttattttaaatttgttgaatggTATTGTATGTTCAAATAATTGaatgtttattaatttaaaattatcgatgtaacttttttttttaaaaaaaaggtatataGGTAATTGAccatttttatgaattaatatagattaaaacaaatattcatgtcCTTTTCTAATTAGAGTACAGACAAATCCTATACGTAAGTTTTCTTGCAGTTTATACAACTGTTGATTAGAGGAAATGACATTGATCTTGATCAAGAGTATTAATAACTCAAccatacaaaatatataaattattattcttccttaaaaatataaaagtatgatCAGACAAGTGTTAGTGGgttcaattattatttgtgcCGAAAGATGAAAAGAATATCAAGTGTTagtgattaaaattattttgtatttgtgCCTAAAGATGAAAAGAATATCAGATAAGTATCagtggattaaattattatttgtgcataaagatataaaattatcagatAAATATCAGTGTATATggaagggaaaaatattattttagtccgctagtatgcctaattttaattttagttcgataactatgttcatttttgtttaggtctagtaacttacgaaattgcttacttttagtcctctggcagatttccggacaattttacccctatgcaatttttgaaaggcagttttcgtccatatgcactcataggggtaaaattatccgaaaatctgccagaggactaaaaataagcaatttcgtaagttattggacctaaaaaaaaatgaatatagttatcagactaaaataaaaattaggcatacttagcagactaaaataatatttttcccgtATATGGaatgattttgaattcaacttatttttcaccaaaagaaaaaacaagaaagactTTCAACTTTCATAAGCGATCAAACAAGAacttaatttctgaaaaaaattgagaaagtgATTACTAAAATGTACATGGTTAAAATGAATTGTGGAGATATTGGGATATATGTCTAAggccaaaaattcaaaatttattatttcttttttattagatgttagttaaatttattatttcttatatttttacttgattaaatatattttggaaagATTGCAATTTCAATCCTATAATTATAGGATGGTCACTATTTTTGTCCtgttaaaaatcaaatttagcaatttaatcctataatttaaaaactggCAACATTAGGACAATTCCAACCAATTTTGCCGAAAAATTGCACACGACCTAATTAAATTGGGGATTCTGGCGAAATTGGTCGGAGATCTCCTAAAAAtgcacccaaaaaaaaatgcatgaaatgTGAATTCAGTGGAACCAAAATTACCATCCCCcataattataggactaaagctgcattttttgggataaattaccattttctaaaacaacaaaaattcc
This genomic window from Sesamum indicum cultivar Zhongzhi No. 13 linkage group LG12, S_indicum_v1.0, whole genome shotgun sequence contains:
- the LOC105175138 gene encoding beta-caryophyllene synthase isoform X2; the encoded protein is MEFESLNVPIFTKEVDIDEIRRAIKYHPSVWGKYFLTYASTEISSAEEEELQRQKNMVRTMLAQTPDDSLQKLELIDVVQRLGSGYHFEEEIDKSLRYIHDTYLEYTSKDNDLRTTALRFRLLRQQGYPLSCDVFDKFLDGEGNFEESLVENVEGLLELYEAAHFGVHGEEILDKAMEFSSSKLKYLLPNMNCSLSTRVKAALETSIRKSLSRLGPKKFIPMYQHDKSCNEILLNFAKLDYNIVQKLHQKELSEITRWDANALEQVPAYLKICYEALSDVYIEMENEVKEIGELYRVQYAKEEMKKLVRAYLEETKWSYSKDTPTMEEYMKVAIVTATYMMLSTTSLVGMGNLVTKKDFDWVTSEPLLVIASSAVCRLTNDVVGYGFEQKRAAVHCYMNQYGVSKEEAVVEIRKLTKKAWKDMNQECLQPTPVSVPVLTRVVNLARIVHLFYDYADEYSNSKINIKDVIYDVLVEPL
- the LOC105175138 gene encoding germacrene-D synthase isoform X1, whose product is MEFESLNVPIFTKEVDIDEIRRAIKYHPSVWGKYFLTYASTEISSAEEEELQRQKNMVRTMLAQTPDDSLQKLELIDVVQRLGSGYHFEEEIDKSLRYIHDTYLEYTSKDNDLRTTALRFRLLRQQGYPLSCDVFDKFLDGEGNFEESLVENVEGLLELYEAAHFGVHGEEILDKAMEFSSSKLKYLLPNMNCSLSTRVKAALETSIRKSLSRLGPKKFIPMYQHDKSCNEILLNFAKLDYNIVQKLHQKELSEITRWWRALDFANKLSFARDRVAECYFWIVEVYFEPRYHKARIMLTKILNMTSILDDIYDVYGTLDDLQVFTDLVQRWDANALEQVPAYLKICYEALSDVYIEMENEVKEIGELYRVQYAKEEMKKLVRAYLEETKWSYSKDTPTMEEYMKVAIVTATYMMLSTTSLVGMGNLVTKKDFDWVTSEPLLVIASSAVCRLTNDVVGYGFEQKRAAVHCYMNQYGVSKEEAVVEIRKLTKKAWKDMNQECLQPTPVSVPVLTRVVNLARIVHLFYDYADEYSNSKINIKDVIYDVLVEPL